ttggTGCTGGGTCAAGGACTTGTGTGGGTAAGAATATCTCGCTCATTGAGATGCACAAGATCATCCCGCAGCTGCTGAGGGATTTCACCTTCCGGTTGCATAGACCAGGCGACGAGTGGAAGACAAAGAACGCTTGGTTTGTGCAGCAGGAGGGTCTTgttgttgatcttgagaGGAGGAGGTGATATCCAGACATTCATTGTGCATTGTAATTAGCATAGCTCAACAATCGGACTCGAAGTTCATAGTCTATAATTGCGGATGTCTTCTCCAGTCTAGAGAGACATACCAGCCTGGAACATAGGCATAGTCATGCATAGTCATGTATAGTCAGAAGATTTGGCGGTACATGTACGAACCCCCCATGTCAAAGAAGCACTACCACGGGTCTGACGTCTTGTTCCACGCCAGATATCCCCTTGCAGCCCGCATTCATGGCGTTACACACCCCTATAGACGGCTTGTACCGCATAACCGCATTATTCTCCTTGGCGTACCGCATGTGTCACTGAGCCTGAGGCTAGATCGATCAACAAATCGCAGGAACCAGTCATGATGGGGGGTCCTAATGGGAGTCATGATGGGTAGATCGCGCTTACCCTTTTTGGGGATTTCATACCGCCACATCCACGTGGGGGATGTGGCGGAATCCAAAAGGGAAAGAGCACGATGTTGCCTTACTCAGAGTATGCGCCCTGCCCTATTGGTGTTCCATTGGATGGCATTAGAGGCATCAGAGGCCTATTGGTCATCCCATTGGTCACCATCGACAGACCGTTACTCAGAGTAGATCAGTCAACTGGTTTACTGACCAGTGGTGCTGTGCTGGTAGTGCGGGTGCCGTATGAGCCCCATGAGAAATCCAGCACTGCGCATTGGTACGAAGCAGCAAGCGGAGAGATTTCCAACGCTTATGACGTTTGATATTCTGGAGTGTGGATTCTGGTGACTGTAACCCCCACGCGACGCcgactctggagaagagagcgTGGGGTTGTGCCTATTAATGGATCCATGTACGGTACCGCATTGGGGTCTGACTCGGAACCTGACCAGGTTTTCCCTGCACGATCAAGCCGACATTGGGAGTTAGAGAGTGCAAAATTGGTTAGGTCAATTGCGACTCGTTCAGCGAGTTGTCTGCCGGCTGTATAAatcatcctttttcctgTCTGCGCTGTCGATTCTCGGGACGAAGAAAACAACTCTTTTCGGGCCCACGGCGTTCTCCATCGGACATTCGCCGGTCTTGCAGATTCGGCTGCGACCCCACCGCAGATGGTTAGCCGGGACACGCGATTTATAAGGTGAGACCGGTCACCTACCGGTTGAGATAATGAGGACTGAGTAGCGTTGAACATATAGACGATCCCATTAAGAATGCCCTGCCAGTCAAAATGCGAAGGCTGCGCTTGCGGCTCGGCTAGCAGCCAGAGCGCAAGCGCGGTCAATATTGAAGACCTCGACAAGGAGCTCGAAGCGCTCAGGAAGCGAACCatcgagctggagaaagtGCGCGCATCGGCCAAAAAGGTGTCGTCCCTATCCAGTACACTCGGCGCCGGTCGTAAGCTGCGATCGACAACATGGTTCAACTCGGGCGATGCAGGGATGACCGCCCTGTACATCGAGCGGTACCTCAACTATGGCGTTACGAGGGAGGAGCTCATGGCGGGCAAGCCAATTATTGGCATCGCACAGACTGGGTCTGATATCTCGCCGTGCAATCGATACCATATTGAGCTTGCGAAGCGGGTGCGAGAGGGAATCAGAACGGCCGGTGGCATCGCGTTTGAATTCCCCACGCATCCAATCCAGGAGACCTCGAGACGGCCGACTGCATGCATTGACCGGAACTTGTCATATCTCGGTCTTGTGGAGATCCTGCACGGTTATCCCATAGACGGCGTGGTGCTCTTGACTGGATGCGACAAGACAACCCCGGCGTGTCTGATGGCCGCGGCCACAATGGTAAGTACTCCATACATCGtttgctttgtttcttctgACATTCGAAGAACATTCCTGCCATCTGTATGAACGTGGGACCGATGATCAACGGGTACCTGAAGAATGAGCTAGCGGGCTCGGGCATGGTGGTCTGGACGGGGAGAGAAATGCATGCTGCTGGCAAGTTAGATGATGAAGGACTAGTGGACTTGATCTCTAGAGGGTATGTGGAAAGCGAGTCTTCGAAGTCTTGTAACTGACGTCCAAAGGGCACCATCGGTAGGGCACTGTAATACGATGGGCACAGCCTCGACCATGAACGCGCTGGCAGAAGCGCTCGGGATGGCTCTGCCAGGATCGGCCGCCATCCCGGCGCCTTATCGCGAACGAGCTCAGTGCGCGTATAAAACAGGTTTACAAATTGTGGAAATGGTGCACGCCGACCGGAAACCTAGCGATATTATGACGCGGGAGGCTTTTGAAAATGTTATTGCTGTCAATACTGCCATTGGCGGTAGCACCAACGCCCCTATCCATATCAATGCTATCGCAAAGCATATGGGCGTTGATATCTCCCTGGACGACTGGGACCAACTAGGGTTTAACATTCCACTTCTGCTCAATATGCAACCAGCAGGAGAATTTCTTGGCGAGGAGTACTACCGAGCGGGAGGCCTTCCGGCTATCATGGCGGAGCTGTTAGATGCTGGGAAGTTGCACCCAGACATTCTTACATGCAACGGACATACCGTCGCTGAGAATGTGAAAGGGCATCACAGCTGGGACCGACGGGTCATCAAGCCGTACAGCGAGCCCCTTATGAAAGACGCAGGATTCGTGCACCTCCAGGGTACCCTATTCGAGTCTGCCATTATGAAAACTTGCGTCATATCAGAGCAGTTCCGGCAGCATTTCCTGGAAAACCCAGACGACCCCAATGCCTTTGAAGGGGCCGTTGTCGTTTTCGACGGGCCAGAGGACTACCATCGCCGATTGGAGGAGGCTCCTATCAATGACAAGAGTATCTTAGTGATGCGCGGGACTGGGCCACTAGGTTATCCTGGCGCCGCAGAGGTGGTCAATATGCACCCTCCTGGGCATTTGTTGCGACAGGGGATCAAGTCGCTGCCATGCATAGGGGATGGTCGACAATCGGGAACTTCCGGATCGCCGTCCATCCTGAACGCCAGCCCTGAAGCCGCTGCTGGAGGCAATCTTGCACTGCTTCGCGACGGAGACAGGCTCCGCGTCGACCTCAACAAACGCCGCGTGGATATCCTTGTCTCGCGAAAAGAACTAGACGAGAGACGAGCGGCATTGGAGGCCGCAGGGGGTTACAGTATCCCGGAGAGCCAAACACCATGGCAGGAGCTCTTCAGGAAGGAGACTAGCCAGTTGAACGAAGGCATGGTGTTACGGGAAGCGGTAAAGTATCAGCGACTGGCTCAGCGATCAGAGACCCTGCGCCATAACCATTGATATCAAGAAACAGATCAAGAAACAGATCAGAAACTGCAGCTGGTTTATGCAAGGGTGCTCTATC
This sequence is a window from Aspergillus nidulans FGSC A4 chromosome IV. Protein-coding genes within it:
- a CDS encoding IlvD/Edd family dehydratase (transcript_id=CADANIAT00000074), whose product is MPCQSKCEGCACGSASSQSASAVNIEDLDKELEALRKRTIELEKVRASAKKVSSLSSTLGAGRKLRSTTWFNSGDAGMTALYIERYLNYGVTREELMAGKPIIGIAQTGSDISPCNRYHIELAKRVREGIRTAGGIAFEFPTHPIQETSRRPTACIDRNLSYLGLVEILHGYPIDGVVLLTGCDKTTPACLMAAATMNIPAICMNVGPMINGYLKNELAGSGMVVWTGREMHAAGKLDDEGLVDLISRGAPSVGHCNTMGTASTMNALAEALGMALPGSAAIPAPYRERAQCAYKTGLQIVEMVHADRKPSDIMTREAFENVIAVNTAIGGSTNAPIHINAIAKHMGVDISLDDWDQLGFNIPLLLNMQPAGEFLGEEYYRAGGLPAIMAELLDAGKLHPDILTCNGHTVAENVKGHHSWDRRVIKPYSEPLMKDAGFVHLQGTLFESAIMKTCVISEQFRQHFLENPDDPNAFEGAVVVFDGPEDYHRRLEEAPINDKSILVMRGTGPLGYPGAAEVVNMHPPGHLLRQGIKSLPCIGDGRQSGTSGSPSILNASPEAAAGGNLALLRDGDRLRVDLNKRRVDILVSRKELDERRAALEAAGGYSIPESQTPWQELFRKETSQLNEGMVLREAVKYQRLAQRSETLRHNH